A window from Actinomycetospora corticicola encodes these proteins:
- a CDS encoding DUF302 domain-containing protein — protein MSRSVTTHEVERQDVVLPGAFDDVVAAFERLVPPIDVAALESAETWDQAVALTNGAPQGFLVYWRVDVGAGTAGSAFSGRAVAYLVGNHVTAERMARHDPQVMLHAPLRMLIHDDPQGATHLVVDRPSSYFSSYGNAAISEVGGELDDAVERLLEALGA, from the coding sequence GTGTCCCGTTCCGTCACCACCCACGAGGTCGAGCGCCAGGACGTCGTCCTCCCCGGGGCCTTCGACGACGTCGTCGCCGCCTTCGAGCGACTCGTGCCGCCGATCGACGTCGCCGCGCTCGAATCCGCGGAGACGTGGGATCAGGCGGTGGCCCTCACGAACGGGGCGCCGCAGGGCTTCCTCGTCTACTGGCGGGTCGACGTGGGCGCGGGGACGGCCGGGTCGGCGTTCTCCGGCCGGGCCGTGGCCTACCTGGTGGGCAACCACGTGACCGCGGAGCGGATGGCGCGCCACGACCCCCAGGTCATGCTGCACGCACCCCTGCGCATGCTGATCCACGACGACCCGCAGGGCGCGACGCACCTCGTCGTCGACCGGCCGAGCAGCTACTTCTCCAGCTACGGGAACGCGGCGATCAGCGAGGTCGGGGGCGAGCTCGACGACGCAGTGGAGCGCCTGCTCGAAGCGCTCGGCGCCTGA
- a CDS encoding GNAT family N-acetyltransferase, translating to MTDVVAPTVTLRAFDPADGAETAAVVAAAVSGARPREVMPPDDAPHPDDWTLARERAYARFLRARPAEESSYLVVEGTAVVGVARLRHDPAGVETGVWLARPARGRGIGTVVLGLLVERAAAAGAARLVADTTPDNVAAVASLRRHGADLREQAGTVAAVVDLGAVRARGSSR from the coding sequence ATGACCGACGTCGTGGCCCCCACCGTCACGCTGCGGGCGTTCGACCCCGCCGACGGCGCCGAGACCGCCGCGGTCGTCGCCGCCGCGGTGTCCGGTGCCCGGCCGCGCGAGGTGATGCCGCCCGACGACGCCCCGCACCCCGACGACTGGACCCTCGCCCGGGAGCGCGCCTACGCCCGGTTCCTGCGGGCCCGGCCGGCGGAGGAGTCGTCCTACCTGGTCGTCGAGGGCACCGCGGTGGTCGGGGTGGCCCGGCTGCGGCACGACCCGGCGGGGGTCGAGACCGGGGTGTGGCTCGCCCGTCCGGCCCGTGGCCGCGGGATCGGGACGGTCGTGCTCGGCCTGCTCGTGGAGCGGGCGGCGGCCGCCGGGGCGGCCCGGCTCGTGGCGGACACGACGCCGGACAACGTCGCGGCGGTGGCGTCCCTGCGGCGCCACGGCGCGGACCTGCGCGAGCAGGCCGGCACCGTGGCCGCCGTGGTCGACCTCGGGGCGGTCAGAGCCCGAGGGTCTTCCCGATGA
- a CDS encoding MarR family transcriptional regulator, which translates to MPPTEERAAIVRALQRLTASSQHLADTFAARQGLHPTDLEALLHVMQAETEGTPLTAGALGEALSLTSGSVTGVVDRLVASGHVERRRDAADRRRVLLFHAPEARAVAAEFFAPIGRLSDAVMDTFDDAELATVRRYLEAMTDAVDAARQT; encoded by the coding sequence GTGCCACCCACCGAAGAGCGCGCCGCGATCGTGCGGGCCCTGCAGCGGCTCACGGCCTCGTCGCAGCACCTGGCCGACACCTTCGCCGCGCGCCAGGGGCTGCACCCCACCGACCTCGAGGCGCTGCTGCACGTGATGCAGGCCGAGACCGAGGGCACGCCGCTGACGGCGGGTGCCCTCGGCGAGGCGCTGTCCCTGACGTCAGGCTCGGTCACCGGCGTCGTCGACCGGCTGGTCGCCTCCGGCCACGTGGAGCGCCGGCGGGACGCGGCCGACCGGCGCCGGGTGTTGCTCTTCCACGCCCCCGAGGCGCGGGCGGTCGCGGCCGAGTTCTTCGCGCCGATCGGGAGGTTGTCCGACGCCGTCATGGACACCTTCGACGACGCCGAGCTGGCGACCGTGCGCCGCTACCTCGAGGCGATGACGGACGCCGTGGACGCGGCCCGGCAGACCTGA
- a CDS encoding MFS transporter — MPPRPGLVLLIASAAAFLSSLDLFIVNIAFPDIRADFPGTDLGQMSWILNGYTVVFAAFLALAGRLADRYGHKRIFLVGLAVFTVASAACAVAPTVWFIVAARAVQAVGAAFVMPTSLSLLLAAYPAERRSHAVGAWASIGAVAAALGPPLGGLLVEASWHWVFLVNVPVGLVALVAGMRVLRESDGARTGTPDLLGALALIVGVGSLAYALVRAPESGWSSTPVVVGFVVAVLGLVAVVVRSRRHAVPALDLAVVRVPAVGFAALTMFAFTTAFAGMLVVNVLYLTGTWGWSAPLAGIALSPGPAVVVVVSRLAGHLSARIGIGATATLGALAFGAGPLWWLTHLGLTPDYAAGMLPGQLLTGLGVGLILPTLSSVVGSALPAAQWGSGSSLINTARQVGSVLGVALLVSVIGVQTTGRPSEFGSVRAGWWLLVAAAGVAVLCGLVLAVVTRQRTPAPVSVSSPEPATVAAPEASRPDDGRGPVVHGSVRDADGRAVRGAVITVIDASGAQLARAATEDGGRFRALLEGVADHVIVLVSAAGHRPSAARVAVGQQADLALARRDPATPVA, encoded by the coding sequence ATGCCCCCGAGACCCGGCCTCGTCCTGCTCATCGCCTCGGCCGCGGCGTTCCTGTCCAGCCTCGACCTGTTCATCGTGAACATCGCGTTCCCCGACATCCGCGCCGACTTCCCCGGCACGGACCTCGGCCAGATGTCGTGGATCCTGAACGGCTACACCGTGGTGTTCGCGGCGTTCCTCGCGCTGGCCGGGCGGCTGGCCGACCGGTACGGGCACAAGCGGATCTTCCTCGTCGGCCTCGCCGTGTTCACCGTCGCGTCGGCCGCCTGCGCCGTCGCCCCGACGGTGTGGTTCATCGTCGCCGCCCGGGCGGTGCAGGCGGTGGGCGCGGCCTTCGTCATGCCGACGTCGCTGTCGCTGCTGCTCGCCGCGTACCCGGCGGAGCGGCGCAGCCACGCGGTGGGCGCCTGGGCCTCGATCGGCGCGGTCGCCGCGGCGCTCGGGCCGCCCCTCGGCGGGCTGCTGGTCGAGGCGTCGTGGCACTGGGTGTTCCTCGTCAACGTGCCGGTGGGACTGGTCGCGCTGGTCGCCGGGATGCGGGTGCTGCGCGAGTCCGACGGCGCCCGCACGGGCACGCCGGACCTGCTCGGGGCGCTCGCCCTCATCGTCGGGGTCGGCTCCCTGGCCTATGCCCTGGTCCGGGCGCCCGAGAGCGGCTGGTCGTCGACGCCCGTCGTCGTCGGGTTCGTCGTCGCCGTGCTCGGGCTCGTCGCGGTCGTGGTGCGCTCCCGCCGCCACGCCGTCCCCGCGCTCGACCTCGCCGTCGTCCGCGTCCCCGCCGTCGGGTTCGCGGCGCTGACAATGTTCGCGTTCACCACGGCCTTCGCCGGGATGCTCGTGGTCAACGTCCTCTACCTGACCGGGACCTGGGGCTGGTCGGCCCCGCTCGCGGGGATCGCGCTGAGCCCCGGACCCGCCGTCGTGGTGGTGGTCTCGCGGCTGGCCGGGCACCTGTCGGCGCGGATCGGGATCGGCGCGACGGCCACGCTCGGGGCACTGGCCTTCGGGGCCGGCCCGCTGTGGTGGCTCACGCACCTCGGCCTGACCCCCGACTACGCCGCCGGGATGCTCCCCGGCCAGCTGCTGACCGGGCTGGGCGTCGGGCTGATCCTGCCGACGCTGTCCTCCGTGGTCGGCTCCGCGCTGCCCGCCGCGCAATGGGGCTCCGGGTCGTCGCTGATCAACACGGCGCGTCAGGTCGGGTCGGTGCTCGGGGTCGCGCTGCTCGTGTCCGTGATCGGCGTGCAGACGACCGGCCGGCCGTCGGAGTTCGGCTCGGTCCGGGCCGGGTGGTGGCTGCTCGTCGCGGCGGCCGGGGTGGCGGTGCTGTGCGGGCTCGTCCTCGCGGTGGTCACGCGGCAGCGGACGCCCGCGCCGGTATCGGTGTCGTCGCCGGAACCGGCGACCGTGGCCGCGCCGGAGGCCTCCCGTCCCGACGACGGGCGTGGTCCGGTCGTGCACGGGAGCGTGCGGGACGCGGACGGCCGGGCCGTGCGCGGAGCCGTCATCACCGTCATCGACGCCTCCGGGGCGCAGCTCGCCCGCGCCGCGACCGAGGACGGGGGCCGCTTCCGGGCCCTCCTCGAGGGCGTGGCGGACCACGTGATCGTGCTCGTCTCCGCTGCCGGGCACCGGCCGTCCGCCGCCCGCGTCGCGGTGGGCCAGCAGGCCGACCTCGCGCTGGCCCGCCGCGACCCGGCCACCCCCGTCGCCTGA
- a CDS encoding vitamin K epoxide reductase family protein, which yields MAEHGRHRGSVATAEPGPAAPTAPMASAMPPAPEPVADVEVDDGAGSVRGVGWVLLVGGLVGLVVSLVLLVEKLDLLANPDYVPSCSIDPVLSCGTIMKTWQASLLGFPNPVIGLVTFPLVVVSGALVLARVELPRWYWQALQVGAFAGVAFVHWLIAQSLIVIHALCPYCMVAWVAVLAIFWFTTMHNLREGNLGGEPGGPAIVRRHGWGLAAWYLVIVVAIVASFPAYFGAMVGLA from the coding sequence ATGGCCGAGCACGGCAGGCACCGCGGGAGCGTCGCGACGGCGGAGCCGGGTCCAGCGGCCCCGACCGCGCCGATGGCGAGCGCGATGCCGCCGGCCCCGGAGCCGGTGGCGGACGTCGAGGTCGACGACGGCGCCGGGTCGGTCCGCGGCGTCGGGTGGGTGCTGCTGGTCGGTGGGCTGGTCGGCCTGGTCGTGTCGCTCGTGCTGCTCGTCGAGAAGCTCGACCTGCTCGCGAACCCCGACTACGTCCCCAGCTGCTCGATCGACCCCGTCCTCTCGTGCGGGACGATCATGAAGACCTGGCAGGCGTCCCTGCTCGGCTTCCCGAACCCGGTGATCGGGCTCGTGACGTTCCCGCTCGTGGTCGTCTCCGGCGCCCTCGTGCTGGCGCGGGTCGAGCTGCCGCGCTGGTACTGGCAGGCGCTGCAGGTCGGGGCGTTCGCGGGCGTCGCGTTCGTGCACTGGCTGATCGCCCAGTCGCTGATCGTGATCCACGCGCTGTGCCCGTACTGCATGGTGGCCTGGGTCGCCGTGCTCGCGATCTTCTGGTTCACGACCATGCACAACCTGCGCGAGGGGAACCTCGGCGGTGAGCCGGGCGGTCCGGCCATCGTCCGGCGGCACGGGTGGGGTCTCGCGGCCTGGTACCTCGTGATCGTCGTGGCGATCGTGGCGAGCTTCCCGGCCTACTTCGGCGCCATGGTGGGCCTCGCCTGA
- a CDS encoding heavy metal translocating P-type ATPase, whose amino-acid sequence MTVTDAPVTTELAVTGMTCGACVARIERRLGKLPGVDAQVNLATGRARVTHPGDVDVLVRTVEKLGFGASVVAAAPPAPRREGNPHATGALESSPGERSSGPATEHEGTIRALEALEGSPHAEEHQAPTGDRPADDPELSDLKQRALVCLALSVPVIAIAMNYAWQFRYWQWFSLVLAAPVVFWGGWRFHRAAAKHLRHGSLTMDTLVSVGVLAAFGWSVYTLFLGDAGLGGVRHRISIIPGPDPFGGTRTIYLETAVAIVTAVLVGRWIELRGRRKALADGGAGADEHATPDARLLVGERALRVPVGNVAAGDHVAVLPGETVPVDGVVEHGTATLDVAAMTGESVPVDAGPGTRVLAGTVVTTGRVAVRATGVGEDTQWARLTRRVQDAQLGKASVQRLADTIAGRFVPVVMVLALYTLGFWWFADADPAFAVAAAMAVLVVACPCALGLATPTALAVASGRGRQLGILLRGPQVLETSRKIDTVVLDKTGTVTTGRMSLRSSFLTTGVAESDVRRRVAALEAEVDHPVARALVEAALSTGDSDTGGSDASLLSSRGRNATSSTEATVIEVLDGLGVRGIVDGAPAVIGRRRLVGDLPADLDAAFVEAEATGATAVVLAWADTPDGEPVPRAVLAVGDTVRETSAEAVARMRAMKLRPMLLTGDNPAAAHAVAHEVGIAPEDVIAEVLPTDKADVVDRLRAEGHTVAMVGDGVNDAAALARADLGLAMGTGSALAVDAGDLTLVGDDLRSVTDALRLARRTLATIRGNLFWAFAYNVAALPLAVFGLLNPMIAGAAMGLSSIFVVGNSLRLRRFAREH is encoded by the coding sequence GTGACCGTCACCGACGCCCCCGTCACCACCGAGCTCGCCGTCACCGGCATGACCTGCGGCGCCTGTGTGGCGCGGATCGAGCGCCGGCTGGGCAAGCTCCCCGGCGTCGACGCGCAGGTCAACCTCGCCACCGGCCGGGCCCGGGTGACGCACCCCGGCGACGTCGACGTGCTCGTGCGGACGGTGGAGAAGCTGGGGTTCGGCGCATCCGTGGTGGCCGCCGCCCCTCCTGCCCCCCGGCGTGAGGGGAACCCTCACGCCACAGGAGCGCTCGAATCCTCCCCTGGCGAACGGTCGAGCGGGCCGGCGACCGAACACGAGGGGACGATTCGAGCGCTAGAAGCGCTCGAGGGGTCCCCTCACGCGGAGGAACATCAGGCACCGACGGGCGACCGGCCCGCCGACGACCCCGAGCTGTCCGACCTCAAGCAGCGCGCGCTCGTGTGCCTGGCCCTGTCGGTGCCGGTCATCGCGATCGCCATGAACTACGCCTGGCAGTTCCGGTACTGGCAGTGGTTCTCGCTGGTCCTGGCCGCGCCGGTCGTGTTCTGGGGCGGCTGGCGCTTCCACCGGGCGGCCGCGAAGCACCTGCGCCACGGGTCCCTGACGATGGACACGCTCGTGTCGGTCGGTGTGCTCGCGGCGTTCGGCTGGTCGGTCTACACGCTCTTCCTCGGCGACGCCGGGCTCGGCGGGGTGCGGCACCGCATCTCGATCATCCCCGGCCCGGACCCCTTCGGCGGGACGCGCACGATCTACCTGGAGACCGCGGTCGCGATCGTCACCGCCGTGCTCGTCGGGCGCTGGATCGAGCTGCGCGGTCGTCGGAAGGCCCTGGCCGACGGGGGTGCGGGTGCCGACGAGCACGCCACCCCCGACGCGCGGCTGCTGGTGGGGGAGCGGGCACTGCGGGTACCGGTCGGCAACGTCGCGGCCGGAGACCACGTCGCGGTGCTCCCCGGCGAGACGGTGCCGGTCGACGGCGTCGTCGAGCACGGCACGGCCACCCTCGACGTCGCTGCGATGACCGGCGAGTCGGTGCCGGTCGACGCCGGCCCGGGCACGCGGGTGCTCGCGGGCACGGTCGTCACCACCGGCCGGGTCGCGGTGCGCGCCACCGGCGTCGGCGAGGACACCCAATGGGCGCGCCTCACCCGCCGGGTGCAGGACGCGCAGCTCGGCAAGGCGTCGGTCCAGCGGCTCGCCGACACGATCGCCGGCCGCTTCGTGCCCGTCGTCATGGTCCTGGCGCTCTACACGCTCGGCTTCTGGTGGTTCGCCGACGCCGACCCGGCCTTCGCCGTGGCCGCCGCGATGGCCGTCCTCGTCGTGGCCTGCCCCTGCGCGCTCGGCCTCGCCACCCCGACCGCCCTCGCCGTCGCCTCCGGCCGCGGCCGCCAGCTCGGCATCCTGCTGCGCGGACCGCAGGTCCTCGAGACCTCACGGAAGATCGACACCGTCGTCCTCGACAAGACCGGCACCGTCACCACCGGCCGCATGTCGCTCCGCTCCTCCTTCCTGACGACGGGTGTGGCCGAGTCCGACGTCCGGCGCCGGGTCGCCGCGCTCGAGGCGGAGGTCGACCACCCCGTCGCCCGGGCCCTCGTCGAGGCCGCCCTCTCGACCGGTGACAGCGACACCGGTGGCAGCGACGCGTCGTTGCTGTCGTCCAGGGGCAGGAACGCCACATCGTCGACGGAGGCGACCGTCATCGAGGTGCTCGACGGCCTCGGGGTGCGCGGGATCGTCGACGGCGCCCCCGCCGTGATCGGCCGCCGACGTCTCGTGGGGGACCTCCCGGCCGACCTGGACGCCGCGTTCGTCGAGGCCGAGGCGACCGGCGCCACCGCCGTCGTCCTCGCGTGGGCCGACACCCCCGACGGGGAGCCGGTCCCGCGCGCGGTCCTCGCCGTCGGGGACACCGTGCGGGAGACGTCGGCCGAGGCCGTGGCCCGGATGCGGGCGATGAAGCTCCGCCCGATGCTGCTCACCGGCGACAACCCGGCCGCCGCGCACGCCGTGGCCCACGAGGTCGGCATCGCGCCGGAGGACGTGATCGCCGAGGTGCTGCCCACCGACAAGGCGGACGTGGTGGACCGGCTGCGCGCCGAGGGGCACACGGTCGCGATGGTCGGCGACGGGGTGAACGACGCGGCCGCCCTCGCCCGGGCGGACCTCGGTCTGGCGATGGGCACGGGCTCCGCGCTCGCCGTCGACGCGGGCGACCTGACGCTGGTCGGCGACGACCTCCGCTCGGTCACCGACGCCCTGCGCCTGGCCCGCCGCACGCTCGCGACGATCCGCGGCAACCTCTTCTGGGCCTTCGCCTACAACGTCGCGGCCCTGCCGCTCGCGGTGTTCGGCCTGCTCAACCCGATGATCGCCGGAGCGGCGATGGGCCTGTCGAGCATCTTCGTCGTCGGGAACAGCCTGCGGCTCCGGCGGTTCGCTCGTGAGCACTAA
- a CDS encoding TetR/AcrR family transcriptional regulator: protein MPRPPTPGTRERILGTASRLFYAHGVRGVGMNRIITEAGTGKNLLYAHFPTKDDLVAAYLERTRTWRAESARRALDEAGEDPRDQLVAVVADVARIADRPDFRGCAFRNFLAEFPDDEAPAPTAVARAQLAESRATIERLVDRLGVADPADLAEQLWLLVDGLYVQGAYRDRDERRRGAVAAVELARRLVAEA from the coding sequence ATGCCTCGTCCGCCCACGCCGGGCACCCGGGAACGCATCCTGGGCACCGCCTCGCGGCTCTTCTACGCCCACGGCGTCCGCGGCGTCGGGATGAACCGCATCATCACCGAGGCCGGGACCGGCAAGAACCTGCTCTACGCGCACTTCCCCACCAAGGACGACCTCGTCGCGGCCTACCTCGAGCGCACCCGCACCTGGCGCGCGGAGTCCGCACGGCGGGCGCTCGACGAGGCGGGGGAGGACCCGCGCGACCAGCTGGTCGCGGTCGTCGCCGACGTCGCCCGGATCGCCGACCGCCCGGACTTCCGCGGGTGCGCCTTCCGCAACTTCCTCGCCGAGTTCCCCGACGACGAGGCGCCGGCGCCCACGGCGGTCGCCCGGGCGCAGCTGGCGGAGAGCCGCGCGACGATCGAACGGCTGGTCGACCGGCTGGGGGTGGCCGACCCGGCCGACCTCGCCGAGCAGCTCTGGCTGCTGGTGGACGGGCTGTACGTCCAGGGCGCTTACCGGGACCGCGACGAGCGACGCCGCGGCGCGGTCGCCGCCGTCGAGCTCGCCCGCCGGCTCGTCGCCGAAGCCTGA
- a CDS encoding acyl-CoA dehydrogenase family protein — MPVTLTEEQTAFAGAIAEFARREVPDKAALDRLTVEGPHSDEVYRKIADLGWLGISLPEEYGGADGSMTDLLVFLEETSYHRLPIGGFGTTIITAAAIQKFGSEEQKRTLLGGTSRGDVLAISMSEPGAGSDVGGLTCKATKTEDGWLIEGQKTWCSNAHIASHILLVARTSTEGGKHDGLTMFVVPTDVAGLEIRGIETMGGKEVNDLYFTNCHLPADAVVGTEGQGWRQLMAGLNLERMILAGLMLGLARRAFDDTLAYVKERQQFGRPVGSFQAMRHRIADNATELAATKLLVHDTAATIDANPTALFPQEASMAKLKATELAKHLSLEGMQMLGGYGYATEYGMERLLRLSVVSTVYGGTSEIQRDIIGKTLGL, encoded by the coding sequence ATGCCCGTCACGCTCACCGAGGAGCAGACCGCGTTCGCCGGCGCGATCGCCGAGTTCGCCCGGCGCGAGGTGCCGGACAAGGCCGCGCTGGACCGCCTCACCGTCGAGGGCCCGCACTCCGACGAGGTCTACCGCAAGATCGCCGACCTGGGCTGGCTCGGGATCTCGCTGCCCGAGGAGTACGGCGGCGCGGACGGCTCCATGACCGACCTGCTCGTCTTCCTCGAGGAGACCAGCTACCACCGCCTGCCGATCGGCGGCTTCGGCACCACGATCATCACCGCGGCCGCGATCCAGAAGTTCGGCTCCGAGGAGCAGAAGCGGACGCTGCTCGGCGGCACCTCGCGCGGTGACGTGCTGGCGATCTCGATGTCCGAGCCGGGTGCGGGCTCGGACGTCGGCGGCCTGACCTGCAAGGCCACGAAGACCGAGGACGGCTGGCTGATCGAGGGCCAGAAGACCTGGTGCTCGAACGCGCACATCGCCTCGCACATCCTGCTGGTGGCCCGCACCTCCACCGAGGGCGGCAAGCACGACGGCCTGACGATGTTCGTGGTGCCGACCGACGTCGCCGGCCTCGAGATCCGCGGCATCGAGACGATGGGCGGCAAGGAGGTCAACGACCTCTACTTCACGAACTGCCACCTGCCCGCGGACGCGGTCGTCGGCACCGAGGGCCAGGGCTGGCGCCAGCTCATGGCCGGCCTGAACCTGGAGCGGATGATCCTCGCCGGGCTCATGCTCGGGCTCGCGCGGCGCGCGTTCGACGACACGCTGGCCTACGTCAAGGAGCGACAGCAGTTCGGGCGGCCGGTCGGCAGCTTCCAGGCGATGCGGCACCGGATCGCCGACAACGCCACCGAGCTGGCGGCGACGAAGCTCCTGGTGCACGACACCGCGGCGACGATCGACGCCAACCCGACGGCGCTCTTCCCGCAGGAGGCGTCGATGGCGAAGCTCAAGGCCACCGAGCTCGCCAAGCACCTCTCGCTGGAGGGCATGCAGATGCTCGGCGGTTACGGCTACGCCACCGAGTACGGGATGGAGCGGCTGCTCCGGCTCTCCGTGGTCTCCACCGTGTACGGCGGGACGAGCGAGATCCAGCGCGACATCATCGGGAAGACCCTCGGGCTCTGA
- a CDS encoding aldehyde dehydrogenase family protein: protein MTELTVPGYARWAAVRERARAAAPEAFADDGPANLIDGEWRAVGTASTQTTPVDGTTLGTMLKVDPGTAQDAVRRSARAHREWGAVDLDERRRRVSAAIDGMEAVRDDLALLLSWEIGKPWKAAGADVDRCLEGGRWYVEQIEGMLARDVDGRPASRVPLEGPVSNIASWNYPMSVLVHAELVQLLAGNAVIAKTPTQGGAVCLTVAHAIMVREGLPVTLLSGDGSSLSDALIRSPEIGALAFVGGRSNGGKVAAQLADTGKRHMLEQEGLNTFGVWEFSDWETLGGLIKKGFEYAKQRCTAYPRFVVQRELVDAFLATYLPVVQGIRYGHPLASSDDELPALDFGPLISAAKAKELDDSVNEALRHGAIPLYRGGLEGGEFLPDQDTSAYHGPVTLLAPPGASRLMHEEPFGPIDSITVVDTEAELLAQMNASNGALVASIACDDTDAAARMAEQVQAFKVGINALRSRGDKDEPFGGRGASWKGAFVGGELLVHAVTVGPEGESLYGNFPGYNRYPEV, encoded by the coding sequence ATGACGGAACTGACGGTCCCCGGGTACGCGCGCTGGGCGGCGGTGCGTGAGCGGGCGCGCGCGGCGGCGCCGGAGGCGTTCGCCGACGACGGGCCGGCGAACCTGATCGACGGCGAGTGGCGGGCGGTCGGCACCGCCTCGACGCAGACGACGCCGGTCGACGGCACCACCCTCGGCACGATGCTCAAGGTCGATCCCGGGACCGCGCAGGACGCGGTCCGCCGGTCGGCGCGCGCCCACCGCGAGTGGGGGGCGGTCGACCTCGACGAGCGGCGTCGGCGGGTGAGCGCCGCGATCGACGGGATGGAGGCGGTGCGCGACGACCTCGCGCTGCTGCTGTCGTGGGAGATCGGCAAGCCGTGGAAGGCCGCGGGCGCCGACGTCGACCGGTGCCTGGAGGGCGGGCGCTGGTACGTCGAGCAGATCGAGGGGATGCTCGCCCGCGACGTCGACGGGCGGCCGGCGAGCCGGGTCCCGCTCGAGGGGCCGGTCAGCAACATCGCGAGCTGGAACTACCCGATGAGCGTGCTCGTGCACGCCGAGCTGGTGCAGCTGCTGGCGGGTAACGCCGTCATCGCGAAGACGCCCACCCAGGGCGGCGCGGTCTGCCTGACGGTGGCCCACGCGATCATGGTCCGCGAGGGACTGCCGGTCACCCTGCTCTCCGGCGACGGCTCCTCGCTGTCCGACGCCCTGATCCGCTCACCCGAGATCGGTGCGCTCGCGTTCGTCGGCGGCCGCTCCAACGGCGGCAAGGTGGCGGCCCAGCTGGCCGACACCGGCAAGCGCCACATGCTCGAGCAGGAGGGTCTGAACACCTTCGGCGTCTGGGAGTTCTCCGACTGGGAGACGCTCGGCGGACTGATCAAGAAGGGCTTCGAGTACGCCAAGCAGCGCTGCACCGCCTACCCGCGGTTCGTGGTGCAACGTGAGCTCGTCGACGCCTTCCTCGCCACCTACCTGCCCGTCGTGCAGGGGATCCGGTACGGGCACCCGCTCGCCTCGTCCGACGACGAGCTGCCCGCCCTGGACTTCGGCCCGCTCATCTCCGCCGCGAAGGCCAAGGAGCTCGACGACTCGGTCAACGAGGCCCTGCGCCACGGTGCGATCCCGCTCTACCGGGGCGGCCTCGAGGGCGGGGAGTTCCTGCCCGACCAGGACACCTCCGCCTACCACGGCCCGGTGACCCTGCTGGCCCCGCCGGGCGCCTCCCGCCTCATGCACGAGGAGCCGTTCGGGCCGATCGACTCGATCACCGTGGTCGACACCGAGGCCGAGCTCCTCGCGCAGATGAACGCCTCGAACGGGGCGCTCGTGGCCTCCATCGCCTGCGACGACACCGACGCCGCCGCACGCATGGCGGAGCAGGTGCAGGCGTTCAAGGTCGGGATCAACGCGCTGCGCTCCCGGGGCGACAAGGACGAGCCCTTCGGCGGACGCGGTGCGTCGTGGAAGGGCGCGTTCGTCGGCGGGGAACTGCTCGTCCACGCCGTGACGGTCGGGCCGGAGGGCGAGTCGCTGTACGGCAACTTCCCCGGCTACAACCGCTACCCGGAGGTCTGA